The following are encoded together in the Clostridium sp. BJN0013 genome:
- a CDS encoding DUF421 domain-containing protein has product MLRVFGVIKNISLFGFVIRTFIVGIIAFLVGRYISKRTINQLTSYDFVLVWILGALTVAPLLDGEVSFTYIIIPLLTLFFWHYVFSLISLKNRKLSLFFNGKPIILIDDGKIIRKNLKKHFINVDLLMSELRLKNIFNISEVKYVILEPNGHFSIIKKESHRPVTPIDFNLLAKPVDLPLVIVNDGKLFEENLVKSGVDKKWLMNNLAMYNIDNIKNIYIATIDSSKKLYVSKKD; this is encoded by the coding sequence ATGCTGAGGGTTTTTGGTGTTATTAAAAACATTTCGTTATTTGGGTTTGTAATAAGAACTTTTATAGTAGGTATAATAGCTTTTTTAGTAGGAAGATATATATCAAAAAGAACTATAAATCAGCTTACTTCGTATGACTTTGTATTGGTATGGATACTTGGAGCTCTCACAGTTGCACCATTGTTAGATGGGGAGGTATCCTTTACATATATAATTATTCCATTATTAACTTTATTTTTTTGGCATTATGTATTTAGTTTAATATCTTTAAAAAATAGAAAATTATCTTTATTTTTTAATGGCAAACCCATAATTTTAATAGATGACGGGAAGATAATAAGAAAGAATTTAAAAAAGCATTTTATAAATGTTGATTTGCTTATGAGTGAACTAAGGCTTAAGAATATTTTTAATATTTCAGAAGTTAAATATGTAATTCTAGAACCTAATGGTCATTTTAGCATAATAAAAAAAGAATCTCATAGACCAGTTACTCCAATAGACTTTAACTTACTTGCAAAACCTGTAGATTTACCTTTAGTTATCGTTAATGATGGTAAATTATTTGAAGAAAATTTAGTTAAATCGGGAGTGGATAAAAAATGGCTTATGAATAATCTTGCTATGTACAATATAGACAACATAAAAAATATTTATATTGCTACCATAGATAGTTCTAAAAAATTATATGTTTCAAAAAAAGATTAA
- a CDS encoding YetF domain-containing protein, whose product MNIYTIFFQGEKLSILELFIRTSILYFMLFGSAKVMGFRQPGILTSYNFLMAAGISHIAASRMVNPKARLVDAIAIIIVYTLINLFIAYLYFKVPSVVSQKPIILVKNGKLIKNNLSKAKLTIDNLISILRQKDAPNLEKVEYLIAESTGDFSAAVNNNNLPITKLDMAMDTPQDILSQILIYKGKIDEKILKKNRLGYNWIEEELKSNNIDNVNDIYLGILTSDKKLYISS is encoded by the coding sequence ATGAATATATATACTATTTTCTTTCAAGGAGAAAAGTTAAGTATACTTGAATTATTTATTAGAACATCTATTTTATACTTTATGTTATTTGGTTCAGCAAAGGTAATGGGATTTCGTCAGCCTGGTATATTAACTTCATACAACTTTTTAATGGCTGCAGGTATTAGTCACATCGCAGCTTCTCGTATGGTCAATCCTAAAGCAAGATTAGTAGACGCAATAGCTATAATTATAGTATACACTTTAATTAATTTGTTTATTGCATACTTATATTTTAAAGTTCCATCTGTAGTTTCTCAAAAACCTATCATACTGGTTAAAAATGGAAAGTTAATAAAGAATAATCTTTCAAAAGCAAAACTAACAATTGATAATTTGATTTCAATATTAAGACAAAAAGATGCACCTAATCTTGAAAAAGTAGAGTATTTAATTGCTGAATCCACAGGGGATTTTAGTGCTGCTGTAAATAATAATAATCTCCCTATAACTAAATTAGATATGGCAATGGATACACCGCAAGATATTTTATCACAAATTCTTATTTATAAAGGAAAAATAGATGAAAAAATTCTTAAAAAGAATAGGTTGGGTTATAATTGGATTGAGGAAGAACTTAAATCTAATAATATTGATAATGTAAATGATATTTATTTAGGAATTTTAACTTCAGATAAAAAACTATATATAAGTTCATAG